A DNA window from Polyangium spumosum contains the following coding sequences:
- a CDS encoding peptidylprolyl isomerase: MNKLTSILGGFAVIAIAVVFIIGFNPNAGQQVVESARCAVEIRGNCIPSGHYWASYRMLAPRADAEILRQLNFRRIAAEGLIERHLLNEDAKRLGITISDDELNEALTSGRMHVSMPLAPITMPDGRVLDPRGPSYRGLGMVRMLNVKNRQTGKFDLKAYEREVRLIAKMSPQDFREYQKEELIAARMRDLVRSRVVVGENEAFDRYNQDKSTASVSYVRLDKRFFADLVADKSQKAIDAWVALNKEEEERQWSSRKASYLPECRVTRHILAKIDQEASDPTEAKKKAKEKIEQAKARLDKGESFADVARAMSEDGSAERGGLLGCVTKGKMVKPFEDAMLKAEPGKVTDIVESEFGYHLVLVDKIAKDLEAETIGRAEVDEELYLKFETERLSAEAAKTILAAVKGGKTLDEAVEAYLVELEAKLGAKDEKKDGKAKKDEKKDGEKKDEAAADSPARKHPHRPVVESSLPFNSSGSPIPGVMPGSNAASLAFKLDKPGQPADEIVQLFNGYAVMVLKEKKPASKEDWEKNRDDYMAQFLVQKQEDALVAYIQRLRNTLGTEIKFGGSEFTTEAKPKNEAGEDLGQ; the protein is encoded by the coding sequence GTGAACAAGTTGACAAGCATCCTGGGCGGCTTCGCCGTCATCGCCATCGCCGTCGTCTTCATCATCGGTTTCAATCCGAACGCGGGACAGCAGGTGGTCGAGTCGGCGAGGTGCGCCGTGGAGATCCGCGGGAACTGCATCCCGTCGGGCCATTACTGGGCCTCGTACCGCATGCTCGCGCCGCGCGCCGACGCGGAGATCTTGCGTCAGTTGAACTTCCGCAGGATCGCGGCCGAGGGGCTGATCGAGCGGCACCTCCTGAACGAGGACGCGAAGCGGCTCGGGATCACCATCTCCGACGACGAGCTCAACGAGGCGCTCACCTCGGGCCGGATGCACGTCTCGATGCCCCTCGCGCCCATCACCATGCCCGACGGTCGCGTGCTCGATCCTCGCGGGCCCTCGTACAGGGGCCTCGGCATGGTCCGGATGCTGAACGTGAAGAACCGGCAGACGGGGAAGTTCGACCTCAAAGCGTACGAGCGTGAGGTCCGCCTCATCGCGAAGATGAGCCCGCAGGATTTCCGCGAGTACCAGAAGGAAGAGCTCATCGCGGCGCGTATGCGTGACCTCGTCCGCTCGCGCGTGGTCGTGGGCGAGAACGAGGCGTTTGATCGGTACAACCAGGACAAGTCGACGGCCTCGGTCTCCTACGTCCGCCTCGACAAACGTTTCTTCGCCGATCTCGTGGCCGACAAGTCGCAGAAGGCGATCGACGCGTGGGTCGCGCTGAACAAGGAGGAGGAGGAGCGCCAGTGGAGCTCGCGCAAGGCCTCGTACCTGCCCGAGTGCCGCGTGACGCGCCACATCCTCGCGAAGATCGATCAGGAGGCGAGCGACCCGACCGAGGCCAAGAAGAAGGCCAAGGAGAAGATCGAGCAGGCGAAGGCGCGGCTCGACAAGGGCGAGAGCTTCGCCGACGTGGCGCGCGCGATGAGCGAGGACGGCAGCGCGGAGCGCGGCGGCCTGCTCGGCTGCGTGACGAAGGGCAAGATGGTCAAGCCCTTCGAGGACGCGATGCTCAAGGCCGAGCCCGGCAAGGTGACGGATATCGTCGAGAGCGAGTTCGGGTATCACCTCGTGCTCGTCGACAAGATCGCGAAGGACCTCGAGGCCGAGACCATCGGCCGCGCCGAGGTCGACGAGGAGCTCTACCTCAAGTTCGAGACCGAGCGCCTCTCGGCCGAGGCCGCGAAGACGATCCTCGCCGCGGTGAAGGGCGGCAAGACGCTCGACGAGGCGGTCGAGGCGTACCTCGTGGAGCTCGAGGCGAAGCTCGGCGCGAAGGACGAGAAAAAAGACGGCAAGGCCAAGAAGGACGAGAAGAAGGACGGCGAGAAGAAGGACGAGGCCGCGGCCGATTCGCCCGCGCGCAAGCACCCGCATCGCCCCGTCGTCGAGTCGAGCCTGCCCTTCAACAGCTCGGGCAGCCCCATCCCGGGCGTGATGCCCGGCTCGAACGCCGCCTCGCTCGCCTTCAAGCTGGACAAGCCGGGCCAGCCCGCGGACGAGATTGTCCAGCTCTTCAACGGCTACGCCGTGATGGTCCTGAAGGAGAAGAAGCCCGCCTCGAAGGAGGACTGGGAGAAGAACCGCGACGACTACATGGCCCAGTTCCTCGTCCAGAAGCAGGAGGACGCCCTCGTCGCTTACATCCAGCGGCTCCGGAACACGCTCGGGACGGAGATCAAGTTCGGCGGCTCGGAGTTCACGACGGAAGCGAAGCCGAAGAACGAGGCCGGCGAGGACCTGGGACAGTAG
- a CDS encoding PilZ domain-containing protein: MKRRSLTPTTCAPPSTAGLRRRTSSRRPFTERVVLRRGEREVHGFALNISLGGLRAILDEPVGLGECFEVGLGDEGSRCGRVVWIQEELGGAIVGLAFLDAGITMGDAEPTLDVSSRS, translated from the coding sequence GTGAAACGCCGTTCCTTGACGCCTACGACTTGTGCTCCTCCCTCCACGGCCGGCCTCCGCCGCCGCACCTCGTCGCGCCGCCCGTTCACCGAGCGGGTGGTGCTGCGGCGAGGGGAGAGGGAGGTGCACGGCTTTGCGCTCAACATCAGCCTGGGAGGCCTGCGCGCGATCCTCGACGAGCCCGTGGGCCTCGGCGAGTGCTTCGAGGTGGGCCTGGGCGACGAGGGATCGCGCTGCGGTCGCGTCGTCTGGATCCAGGAGGAGCTCGGCGGCGCGATCGTGGGGCTCGCGTTCCTCGACGCGGGGATCACGATGGGCGACGCCGAACCGACCCTTGACGTTTCTTCACGAAGTTGA
- a CDS encoding ATP-dependent DNA helicase, translating into MSYDDDELDEPQEASKREGRARKWLGPEGPLARAFEGYEDREGQLAMADAVERALDEDRVLLCEAGTGTGKTLAYLVPAILSGRKVVISTATKALEEQIFAKDLPLVAEYLGLRVSAALVKGLGNYLCLRRFDELRTSPESQHDPGVLRSLPVVEAWARDTESGDLAELVTLAESDPIRREVCSSSETRIGAACPFFEKCFVTRMKREAEEARVLVVNHHLFFADLSLKLGRGNVPGAGALPPYDAVIFDEAHELEDIATEFFGTRISGARVDSMLRDADRAFIASGLADRILGRGEGTAIVALVREAADRFFARLAQAGGDEAREGRVELRREVWAGELLDAYHHFDEALEALAGYASAHAITEAVALVGTRAETLRADAAKIVDGKSNQVTWVEVRSRSVSVGASAVDVGWLFREGIFERIGGVVLTSATMTAKAGDFRFLRTRLGLDERLTVPVDELVVPSPFDYASRALLYTPRDLPEASDPAFLAASADRIVELVGIVGGGAFVLCTSNRSMVALGRALAGRVPGPLMVQGQAPKRMLLSKFRAAHHAVLVATMSFWEGVDVPGDALRLVVIDKIPFAVPTDPVVVARSQAIEQAGHSPFATYTVPQAAITLKQGFGRLIRTRQDRGIVAILDRRVKTRGYGALLLDGLPPAARTERIDEVRAFWSKLLAEDAAD; encoded by the coding sequence GTGAGCTACGACGACGACGAGCTCGACGAGCCGCAAGAAGCGTCGAAGAGGGAAGGGCGCGCGCGAAAATGGCTCGGCCCGGAGGGGCCGCTCGCGCGGGCGTTCGAGGGCTACGAAGATCGCGAGGGGCAACTCGCGATGGCCGACGCGGTGGAGCGCGCGCTCGACGAGGATCGGGTGCTGCTCTGCGAGGCGGGCACGGGCACGGGAAAGACACTCGCGTACCTCGTCCCGGCGATCCTGAGCGGTCGCAAGGTCGTGATCTCCACCGCGACGAAGGCGCTCGAAGAGCAGATCTTCGCGAAGGATCTGCCGCTCGTCGCGGAATACCTGGGCCTCCGCGTCTCGGCCGCGCTCGTGAAGGGGCTCGGCAACTACCTCTGCCTGCGGCGTTTCGACGAGTTACGCACGAGCCCCGAGTCGCAACACGACCCGGGCGTCCTGCGTTCGTTGCCCGTCGTGGAGGCGTGGGCGCGGGACACGGAGAGCGGGGATCTCGCGGAGCTCGTGACGCTCGCGGAGTCGGATCCGATCCGCCGCGAGGTGTGCTCGTCGAGCGAGACGCGGATCGGAGCGGCGTGCCCGTTCTTCGAGAAGTGCTTCGTCACGCGCATGAAACGCGAGGCCGAGGAGGCGCGCGTGCTCGTGGTGAACCACCACCTCTTCTTCGCGGATCTCTCGCTGAAGCTCGGGCGCGGCAACGTGCCGGGCGCGGGCGCGCTGCCGCCGTACGACGCGGTGATCTTCGACGAGGCGCACGAGCTCGAGGACATCGCGACGGAGTTTTTTGGCACGCGCATCTCCGGGGCTCGCGTCGACTCGATGCTGCGAGACGCCGATCGCGCGTTCATCGCGAGCGGGCTCGCCGATCGGATCCTCGGCCGAGGGGAGGGGACCGCGATCGTGGCGCTCGTGCGGGAGGCGGCCGATCGCTTCTTCGCGAGGCTCGCGCAGGCCGGAGGAGACGAGGCGCGCGAGGGCCGCGTGGAGCTGCGGCGCGAGGTGTGGGCGGGTGAGCTGCTCGACGCGTATCACCACTTCGACGAGGCGCTCGAGGCGCTCGCGGGTTACGCGTCGGCGCACGCGATCACGGAGGCGGTCGCGCTCGTGGGGACGCGTGCGGAGACGTTACGCGCGGACGCGGCGAAGATCGTGGACGGCAAGTCGAACCAGGTGACGTGGGTCGAGGTGCGATCACGCTCCGTGTCGGTGGGCGCGTCGGCCGTGGACGTCGGGTGGCTCTTCCGCGAGGGGATCTTCGAGCGGATCGGCGGCGTCGTGCTCACGAGCGCGACGATGACGGCGAAGGCGGGGGACTTTCGTTTCTTGCGCACGCGCCTCGGCCTCGACGAGCGCCTCACCGTGCCCGTCGACGAGCTCGTCGTGCCGTCGCCCTTCGACTACGCCTCGCGCGCATTGCTCTACACGCCGCGGGATCTGCCGGAGGCCTCCGATCCCGCGTTCCTCGCCGCGTCCGCCGATCGGATCGTCGAGCTCGTCGGCATCGTGGGGGGTGGCGCGTTTGTTCTTTGCACCTCCAACCGTTCCATGGTCGCGCTCGGCCGCGCGCTCGCGGGCAGGGTGCCGGGGCCGCTCATGGTGCAGGGGCAGGCGCCGAAGCGGATGCTGCTCTCGAAGTTCCGCGCGGCGCACCACGCGGTCCTCGTGGCCACGATGAGCTTCTGGGAGGGCGTGGACGTGCCCGGCGACGCGCTCCGGCTCGTGGTGATCGACAAGATCCCCTTCGCCGTGCCCACGGATCCGGTGGTCGTCGCGCGATCGCAGGCGATCGAGCAGGCGGGGCACTCGCCCTTCGCCACGTACACCGTGCCGCAGGCGGCCATCACGCTGAAGCAAGGGTTCGGTCGGCTGATCCGGACGCGGCAGGATCGCGGGATCGTGGCGATCCTCGACAGGCGGGTGAAGACGCGTGGCTACGGCGCGCTCTTGCTCGACGGGTTGCCGCCGGCCGCGCGCACCGAGCGCATCGACGAGGTCAGAGCTTTCTGGTCGAAGCTGCTCGCGGAGGACGCGGCGGACTAG
- a CDS encoding CapA family protein, with the protein MAITGRHLRAGLVLLGVASAFVPNVTRAQPYQFDTTEATFDTTYAQTPISLSGTVKNRSGQAIAGATVTVVAWGDGASNAGKTTTTSASGGFTLTGLKRRNVLLKITASGHYSEIVPVDLHRPTSETVTSTGTVSMNPLKTGRVRLLFGGDTMMGRRFVDLDNDGIEGETGDLIRPATRAADAQAIFAYVRDAVSAADHSMVNLESPVTSNADTPHPYKDYTFFSYPETLAGLTYAGIDGVDMANNHIFDFLTDGVTDSMLHVSNAGFDWCGVGADESDAKASTIYRTLNNVPLAMQGFAELVSDGSTELDYLLVARDPDKAGALEASAANMNAFIDDETPARFAIPMIHGGIEYSEYPSNPMRSKFVSLVKRGAGMVVAHHTHTAQGIGLVNPGTGPRFVMMSLGNFVFDQDQYETFTSFLAVADVDVLPGGGFDVARLDLIPITIEGYVPKLVAGEGLARAGRHFAHLSTYLPRSPVGQNITDGLSGAVVFPAGHRIVALRSSSQYTTMSTNQAINAPVTSGATGPIAFTRSAPSDSLSYVKANASATVEWGREILLHGDFEDLDVDGDFSEGHAWDQSAVRYVANSVTRSGMGALVMLRNSSNMSEIQVYSRHRVPFPAGAKLTFTGWVRGDNAGAFTMTTRMYSDSGALLSQTDSFTKTAGTYGWTQFVVNVTAASTATSARFYFRLVPPATGEGRLFVDDFSLIHWEKSSSYAQYGFAIPAPNNWSHVRFTNVAAGVGNLGVTLGHRTFTVN; encoded by the coding sequence ATGGCGATCACCGGTAGACACCTTCGGGCAGGGCTCGTGCTCCTCGGCGTGGCGAGCGCCTTCGTGCCGAACGTCACGCGCGCGCAGCCTTACCAGTTCGACACGACCGAGGCGACGTTCGACACGACGTACGCGCAGACCCCCATCTCGCTCTCGGGCACGGTCAAGAACCGCTCGGGGCAGGCCATCGCGGGCGCCACGGTCACGGTCGTCGCCTGGGGCGACGGCGCGTCGAACGCGGGAAAAACCACGACCACGAGCGCCTCCGGCGGCTTCACCCTCACGGGCCTCAAGCGCCGGAACGTGCTGCTCAAGATCACCGCGTCCGGCCATTACAGCGAGATCGTCCCGGTCGATCTGCACCGGCCCACGAGCGAGACCGTCACGAGCACGGGCACGGTCTCCATGAACCCGCTGAAGACGGGCCGCGTGCGGCTCCTCTTCGGCGGCGACACCATGATGGGCCGTCGCTTCGTCGACCTCGACAACGACGGCATCGAGGGCGAGACCGGTGACCTCATCCGCCCCGCGACCCGCGCCGCCGACGCGCAGGCCATCTTCGCCTACGTGCGCGACGCCGTCTCCGCCGCCGACCACTCGATGGTGAACCTCGAGTCCCCGGTCACCTCGAACGCGGACACGCCGCATCCGTACAAGGACTACACGTTCTTCTCGTACCCCGAGACGCTCGCGGGCCTGACGTATGCGGGCATCGACGGCGTCGACATGGCGAACAACCACATCTTCGACTTCCTCACGGACGGCGTGACCGACTCGATGCTCCACGTCTCGAACGCGGGGTTCGACTGGTGTGGCGTGGGCGCGGACGAGTCGGACGCGAAGGCCTCCACGATCTACCGCACGCTGAACAACGTGCCGCTCGCGATGCAGGGCTTCGCCGAGCTGGTCTCGGACGGCTCGACGGAGCTCGACTACCTGCTCGTCGCTCGTGATCCGGACAAGGCCGGCGCGCTCGAGGCGTCGGCGGCGAACATGAACGCGTTCATCGACGACGAGACACCCGCGCGCTTCGCGATCCCCATGATCCACGGCGGCATCGAGTACTCCGAGTACCCGTCGAACCCGATGCGTTCGAAGTTCGTGTCACTCGTGAAGCGTGGCGCGGGGATGGTCGTCGCGCACCACACGCACACGGCCCAGGGCATCGGCCTCGTCAACCCCGGCACGGGCCCGCGCTTCGTGATGATGTCCCTCGGCAACTTCGTCTTCGATCAGGATCAGTACGAGACCTTCACGTCCTTCCTCGCCGTCGCCGACGTCGACGTGCTACCGGGCGGCGGCTTCGACGTCGCGCGGCTGGATCTCATCCCGATCACGATCGAGGGCTACGTGCCGAAGCTCGTCGCGGGGGAAGGGCTCGCGCGCGCGGGGCGCCATTTCGCGCACCTGTCGACCTACCTGCCCAGGAGCCCGGTCGGCCAGAACATCACGGACGGGCTCTCCGGCGCCGTGGTGTTCCCCGCGGGGCACCGGATCGTCGCGCTGCGTTCGTCGTCGCAGTACACGACGATGTCGACGAACCAGGCGATCAACGCGCCGGTGACGAGCGGGGCGACGGGCCCCATCGCGTTCACGCGCTCGGCGCCGTCGGACTCGCTCTCGTACGTGAAGGCGAACGCGAGCGCGACGGTCGAGTGGGGCCGCGAGATCCTGCTCCACGGGGACTTCGAGGACCTCGACGTGGACGGCGATTTCAGCGAAGGACACGCGTGGGATCAGAGCGCGGTCCGCTACGTGGCGAACAGCGTCACGCGCAGCGGCATGGGCGCGCTCGTGATGCTCCGGAACTCCTCGAACATGTCGGAGATCCAGGTCTACAGCCGGCACCGCGTCCCCTTCCCCGCCGGCGCGAAGCTCACGTTCACCGGCTGGGTCCGCGGCGACAACGCGGGCGCCTTCACGATGACGACGCGCATGTACAGCGACAGCGGGGCGCTGCTCAGCCAGACGGACTCGTTCACGAAGACGGCGGGCACGTACGGATGGACGCAGTTCGTCGTCAACGTCACGGCGGCGTCGACCGCGACGAGCGCGCGCTTCTACTTCCGGCTCGTGCCCCCGGCGACGGGCGAGGGGCGCCTCTTCGTGGACGACTTCAGCCTCATCCACTGGGAGAAGAGCTCGAGCTACGCGCAGTACGGGTTCGCGATCCCCGCGCCGAACAACTGGAGCCACGTGCGCTTCACGAACGTGGCCGCGGGCGTGGGCAACCTCGGCGTCACGCTCGGGCATCGAACGTTCACCGTGAACTAG
- the pheT gene encoding phenylalanine--tRNA ligase subunit beta, with protein sequence MKASYRWIRELVPGLDASPEEIGRRLTHAGIEVEAITEFGEGTKTLVVAEVLSFEPHPSRAKLKLVTINRGGAEQKIVCGAPNVPEPGGLVAFAPLGAHLPAVNMTLTPREIGGVVSEGMLCSERELGLSAVASKEEDAGILILPKGLAAPGTPLREAMPEVHDYILHLGLTPNRPDALGHIGLAREIAALFNLPWKRPTPRAPARFAEGEAVSRHVSVRIDDTERCPRYGAGLVLDVTIGPSPTWLRYRLESLGVRSISNVVDVTNLVLLEYGQPMHAFDLSDVRGGQIIVRRAAPGEPLKTLDGEDRKLDADDLVIADAEGPTALAGIMGGADSEIHSSTTRVLLECAYFAPRGVRRTARRHGMHTESSHRFERGVDHGSLEDALAYATTLLTELAGGAAAREPILAGSKIPPREPVRLRAARMNALLGVEVPLPEATDILARLGFEIRATHGEGEAAYADVVPPSHRPDIAGEADLVEEIVRVRGLGTVPTVLPALRPQPPRHAFDLALRVRGAAVAVGLSEAITYGFVSPEEIEALGLPPAPFRLLNPLTQDRSVMRTSLLPGLLEAVRRARRHGVQDARLFTVGARFLADPAQAPLADEAPSFAAVLAGYRRSPLQKPVEVDVYDAKGVALEIVERVTHEEATVAHQPEASRAPYLHPRAAGNILVKGRVVGAFGVLHPDVVDKLDLGGPAVLVELDLRALAEVGAARPQYRPIPTLPAATRDIALTVRDEVEAGAVAAAIREAGGELCESVEVFDVFRGGSIPAGHRSLAFHVVYRDPRAATDPDKARTLTDEEVDRRNKAVFETVHARFGATLRA encoded by the coding sequence ATGAAAGCCTCTTACCGCTGGATTCGCGAGCTCGTCCCCGGCCTCGATGCTTCCCCCGAGGAGATCGGGCGGCGCTTGACGCACGCAGGCATCGAGGTCGAGGCGATCACCGAGTTCGGCGAGGGCACGAAGACGCTCGTCGTGGCCGAGGTGCTGTCCTTCGAGCCGCACCCGTCGCGGGCGAAGCTCAAGCTCGTCACGATCAACCGCGGCGGCGCGGAGCAGAAGATCGTCTGCGGCGCGCCGAACGTGCCCGAGCCGGGCGGGCTCGTCGCATTCGCGCCCCTCGGCGCCCACCTGCCGGCCGTGAACATGACGCTCACGCCGCGCGAGATCGGCGGCGTCGTCAGCGAGGGCATGCTCTGCTCCGAGCGCGAGCTCGGCCTCTCCGCCGTCGCGAGCAAGGAAGAGGACGCGGGGATCCTGATCCTGCCGAAGGGCCTCGCCGCGCCCGGCACGCCGCTGCGCGAGGCCATGCCCGAGGTGCACGACTACATCCTCCACCTTGGTTTGACCCCCAACCGTCCCGACGCGCTCGGCCACATCGGCCTCGCCCGCGAGATCGCCGCGCTCTTCAACCTGCCGTGGAAGCGGCCCACGCCGAGAGCCCCTGCGCGTTTCGCCGAAGGCGAGGCCGTCTCGCGCCATGTCTCCGTGCGGATCGACGACACCGAGCGTTGCCCGCGGTACGGCGCGGGCCTCGTGCTCGACGTGACGATCGGCCCCTCGCCCACGTGGTTGCGGTACCGGCTCGAGAGCCTCGGCGTGCGTTCGATCTCGAACGTCGTCGACGTGACGAACCTCGTGCTGCTCGAGTACGGACAGCCGATGCACGCGTTCGATCTGAGCGACGTGCGCGGCGGCCAGATCATCGTGCGCCGCGCCGCGCCGGGTGAACCCCTGAAGACGCTCGACGGCGAGGATCGCAAGCTCGACGCCGACGACCTCGTCATCGCGGACGCCGAGGGGCCGACCGCGCTCGCCGGCATCATGGGCGGCGCGGACAGCGAGATCCACTCGAGCACCACGCGCGTGCTGCTCGAGTGCGCCTACTTCGCGCCGCGTGGCGTCCGGCGCACCGCGCGCAGGCACGGCATGCACACCGAGTCGAGCCATCGCTTCGAACGCGGCGTCGATCACGGCTCGCTCGAGGACGCCCTCGCCTACGCGACGACGCTGCTCACGGAGCTCGCGGGTGGCGCGGCGGCGCGCGAGCCGATCCTCGCCGGCTCGAAGATCCCGCCCCGCGAGCCCGTGCGCCTGCGCGCGGCGCGCATGAACGCGCTGCTCGGCGTGGAGGTCCCGCTCCCCGAGGCGACCGACATCCTCGCGCGGCTCGGCTTCGAGATCCGCGCGACGCACGGCGAGGGCGAGGCCGCGTACGCCGACGTCGTCCCGCCGTCACATCGGCCCGACATCGCCGGCGAGGCGGATCTCGTCGAGGAGATCGTGCGCGTGCGTGGCCTCGGCACCGTGCCGACCGTGCTCCCCGCGCTCCGGCCCCAGCCCCCGCGCCACGCCTTCGACCTCGCGCTCCGCGTCCGTGGCGCGGCCGTCGCGGTGGGTTTGTCCGAGGCGATCACCTACGGCTTCGTCTCGCCCGAGGAGATCGAGGCGCTCGGCCTGCCGCCGGCGCCGTTCCGCCTCTTGAACCCGCTCACGCAGGATCGCTCCGTGATGCGCACCTCGTTGCTCCCGGGCCTGCTCGAGGCCGTGCGGCGCGCCCGCAGGCACGGCGTCCAGGACGCCCGGCTCTTCACGGTCGGCGCGCGTTTCCTCGCCGATCCTGCGCAGGCGCCGCTCGCCGACGAGGCCCCCTCGTTCGCCGCGGTCCTCGCCGGCTACCGCCGCTCGCCGCTGCAGAAGCCGGTCGAGGTCGACGTGTACGACGCGAAGGGCGTCGCGCTCGAGATCGTCGAGCGCGTGACCCATGAAGAAGCGACCGTCGCGCACCAGCCCGAGGCCTCACGCGCGCCGTACCTGCACCCGCGCGCGGCGGGGAACATCCTCGTGAAGGGCCGCGTCGTCGGCGCCTTCGGCGTCCTGCACCCCGACGTCGTCGACAAGCTCGACCTCGGCGGCCCCGCGGTCCTCGTCGAGCTCGATCTACGCGCGCTCGCCGAGGTGGGCGCTGCGCGGCCGCAGTACCGCCCGATCCCGACCTTGCCCGCGGCGACGCGTGACATCGCGCTGACCGTGCGTGACGAGGTCGAGGCGGGCGCGGTCGCGGCGGCCATCCGCGAGGCGGGCGGCGAGCTCTGCGAGTCCGTGGAGGTCTTCGACGTCTTCCGCGGCGGCAGCATCCCCGCGGGCCACCGCTCCCTCGCCTTCCACGTCGTCTACCGCGATCCACGCGCCGCGACCGACCCCGACAAGGCCCGCACGCTCACGGACGAGGAGGTCGACCGGCGGAACAAGGCCGTCTTCGAGACCGTCCACGCCCGATTCGGCGCCACGCTCCGCGCCTGA
- a CDS encoding DUF4340 domain-containing protein: protein MKTEHKIYVAIGVLAALGGGLYATRQTKQKELSAHSATAATADFPALAPSKEDVEAITKIEIKNADKSNVTLEKKGDAWEVISPVTAKANASNVRSLLDNLKEIKVKESIDRGTGTYKQYELDDEKGVHVVAYKGDGKVFDAYFGKSGSRGQLARVGGKDGAWVVGGYSSFLYTREVKNWRETSILKFEDANAIQVSVTNANGQFSFSQNDGKWSGSYAKRDKGKLGKAETKWEKFDEAKVKDMLRAYKSLTAEDFGDEKSDTGLDAAETNGGVVQIKLKDNAGDITVKVGKTSKGSSRFAQKEGADGTVYVISSWSGDWATADRAKFEKSDDKKKDEKKDEHGEDDGHGHGAPPELE from the coding sequence ATGAAGACCGAGCACAAGATCTACGTGGCCATCGGCGTCCTCGCGGCCCTCGGCGGAGGCCTCTACGCCACGAGGCAGACGAAGCAGAAGGAGCTCTCGGCCCACTCCGCGACCGCGGCGACGGCCGACTTCCCGGCCCTCGCGCCCTCGAAGGAGGACGTCGAGGCGATCACCAAGATCGAGATCAAGAACGCCGACAAGTCGAACGTCACGCTGGAGAAGAAGGGCGACGCGTGGGAGGTCATCTCCCCCGTGACCGCCAAGGCGAACGCTTCGAACGTGCGGTCGCTCCTCGACAACTTGAAGGAGATCAAGGTCAAGGAGAGCATCGACCGCGGGACGGGCACCTACAAGCAGTACGAGCTCGACGACGAGAAGGGCGTCCACGTCGTCGCCTACAAGGGCGACGGCAAGGTCTTCGACGCCTACTTCGGCAAGAGCGGCTCTCGTGGCCAGCTCGCGCGTGTCGGCGGCAAGGACGGCGCGTGGGTGGTCGGCGGCTACTCGAGCTTCCTCTACACGCGTGAGGTCAAGAACTGGCGCGAGACGTCGATCCTCAAGTTCGAGGACGCGAACGCGATCCAGGTGTCCGTGACCAACGCGAACGGCCAGTTCAGCTTCTCGCAGAACGACGGGAAGTGGTCCGGCTCGTACGCGAAGCGCGACAAGGGCAAGCTCGGCAAGGCCGAGACGAAGTGGGAGAAGTTCGACGAGGCCAAGGTCAAGGACATGCTGCGCGCGTACAAGTCCCTGACCGCGGAGGACTTCGGTGACGAGAAATCGGACACCGGGCTCGATGCGGCCGAGACGAACGGCGGCGTGGTCCAGATCAAGCTGAAGGACAACGCCGGCGACATCACGGTCAAGGTCGGCAAGACGAGCAAGGGATCGAGCCGCTTCGCCCAGAAAGAGGGCGCGGACGGCACGGTCTACGTGATCTCGTCCTGGTCGGGCGACTGGGCGACGGCGGACCGCGCCAAGTTCGAGAAGTCCGACGACAAGAAGAAGGACGAAAAGAAGGACGAGCACGGGGAGGACGACGGCCACGGCCACGGCGCGCCTCCCGAGCTCGAGTGA